In the genome of Corythoichthys intestinalis isolate RoL2023-P3 chromosome 19, ASM3026506v1, whole genome shotgun sequence, one region contains:
- the gtf2a1 gene encoding transcription initiation factor IIA subunit 1 has protein sequence MASSANSNPVPKLYKTVIEDVINEVRELFLDEGVDEQVLLELKTLWESKLLQSKAVEGFHTEEQAALQAAQQQQQQPSQQQVQQGQQVTQPAQAQQVILPPQQQQAPQQQVIVPDSKILQHMTTTGMSAAATQAALALPTGVTPYPQIITSSGQFVQVLRAPNGAQYFIQQPSQPILLQQQMQPGSVQAPVIQQVLAPLQGGIPQQTGVIIQQPQLVLAPGNKVQGSTQVTQAAAMAPQPGQAAQVQQAQGAAVPQAQVQSQAQQAAPGQAQPPMMLQVDGAGDTSSDEDEDDEEEYDEDMEEEKDKDGGEDGQVEEEPLNSGDDVSDDGEDQELFDTENVVVCQYDKIHRSKNKWKFHLKDGIMNLNGRDYVFSKAIGDAEW, from the exons ATGGCGAGCTCGGCTAACTCGAACCCAGTG CCTAAACTGTACAAGACTGTGATTGAAGATGTGATCAATGAAGTGCGTGAGTTGTTCCTCGATGAGGGTGTGGATGAACAAGTGCTTCTGGAGCTAAAAACG CTATGGGAAAGCAAACTGTTGCAGTCCAAGGCAGTGGAGGGCTTCCATACAGAGGAACAGGCAGCCCTTCAGGCcgcacagcagcagcagcaacagccATCACAGCAGCAAGTACAACAAGGCCAGCAGGTGACACAGCCAGCTCAGGCCCAGCAAGTCATCCTGCCTCCCCAGCAGCAACAAG CACCCCAACAGCAAGTAATTGTACCAGATTCCAAGATTCTCCAGCATATGACAACAACAGGGATG AGTGCAGCTGCTACACAAGCAGCTCTGGCTCTGCCGACAGGGGTCACACCATACCCACAGATCATCACCAGTTCGG GTCAGTTCGTGCAAGTTTTGCGTGCACCGAATGGAGCTCAGTACTTCATCCAGCAGCCATCACAGCCCATCCTACTGCAGCAGCAGATGCAGCCTGGTTCAGTGCAGGCTCCAGTTATACAACAG GTCTTGGCTCCTCTTCAAGGAGGCATTCCTCAGCAAACAGGGGTCATCATCCAGCAGCCACAGCTCGTCTTAGCTCCTGGAAATAAAGTCCAAGGCAGCACACAG GTTACGCAGGCTGCTGCTATGGCACCTCAGCCAGGTCAGGCAGCACAGGTCCAGCAGGCCCAGGgtgcagcagtgccacaggcccaGGTGCAGAGCCAGGCTCAGCAGGCGGCCCCTGGTCAAGCTCAGCCTCCCATGATGCTGCAGGTAGACGGCGCTGGCGACACATCGTCAGATGAAGACGAGGATGATGAAGAGGAGTATGATGAGGACATGGAAGAGGAAAAAGATAAGGACGGGGGAGAAGATGGGCAGGTGGAAGAG GAGCCCCTGAATAGTGGAGATGATGTGAGTGATGATGGGGAGGACCaggagctgtttgacacagagaatgtagTTGTGTGCCAGTATGATAAG ATCCACAGGAGTAAGaacaaatggaaatttcaccTGAAGGACGGGATCATGAATCTGAACGGAAGAGATTATGTCTTCTCCAAAGCCATCGGGGATGCCGAATGGTGA